In one window of Gossypium hirsutum isolate 1008001.06 chromosome A01, Gossypium_hirsutum_v2.1, whole genome shotgun sequence DNA:
- the LOC107918161 gene encoding transcriptional activator DEMETER isoform X1: MNFGEDFSIPQGKEFEFTDSWIPVTPQKPIPTGSNPIQVNGQGNQFGNENWQELAEFPTGYVQDILNNNGVAHSFNQDQYFGSINLAKNNRMINNIAGSYRLVLQNESSSWNDHTWANLLATRNAADGFASANRIASLGSGNTLPIPNLHPQDENWRRSSSHQSSSSHFMRNTDGFLQMPQYGFPIPSMPICNLNSPARTEVGAPSHFNTSFQSLLATPDQTQKTRKQNPAADENSVSEKEQESIIVCNKKEFSQQNCDLLQNIVNSSSVIISAPMEEKDSERGSVQGIDLNKTPQQKPPKRRKHRPKVIVEGKPKRTPKPTTTANVNSKDNPSGKRKYVRRKGLTELATQHADPTKASDSTAGTPAKRKYVRKKSPKEPAAELIGSANKSACDAGITIRGKCMHETNQKESASPQGDCIRDSDPSPVCAPRSCRRALNFDLENTGNGSLAGILNHQEMLSSKSSESRSMGFSSVGNSGFKTRFTTQSNQQSGLAVENPQLQAECSHSPFMKKMMPIDYMSLPGITAATASRLQAKELMENVNVMARNANMYDIDLNQNSYRNGYTSAQQAIQFVSQRRNWENIDGTKEFMFEGHPQSVATVLSNFNEGRGSKRDHYHAIEQGQFSTAGTMSSLLSQAIFQADEGYRNGCSNEAAFPQASKRRIIEDEFHAYKYGMKCSVSHAAGLLQTKGTNDVNAGKFTSLRDCGTSDPHFRSDNIDRRKGSVFSQLTGNRYVNSTAGDLTSSKQNILSQLHSGIEKVGNINGLALVHNLATIENRNLLLPTTPEKVSTPRTGLVGQTFHTNVSENKKREPGLPRNVPFTVGKMVQEKKRVSENQQSTKARGPSAKHVSLNPVEEIINRFKGLTLEEKNNKPKAELQNALVLYNGAGTVVPFEGFESIKKKVRPRVDLDPETNRVWNLLMGKEGEDTEGTDKEKWWEEERRVFHGRVDSFIARMHLVQGDRRFSKWKGSVVDSVIGVFLTQNVSDHLSSSAFMSLAAKFPLKSSCKGDCNAERTTILIEEPEVCELNSEETIKWHEKPFRHQLDSQSSMTPNRSTDYQRNSEYSGIERTSFMGTYSQSLEEEVLSSQGSFDSSVIQANGGIRTYSGSYSETEDPTMSCKFLSIHGSTLDQIENSASVEEFYHCASGSSQLQEGIKYKQSEVTEEGQTSRLERTENLKWSSSFNQDNNFRNQQFRVQVFGASSHPLHMTLESEPWEGEGLEPFREECMSSWASTASGLNKPKQPGQNGGKIMVQHNGQPISQDMATTTLNTLSGEHVMHQKEVHTRSNQLCNNHQEKRKDFQSESTSVTMPPTTDAVAKMQKSTSLSAANTHKLTERPSDIERMTASDKGKATENREVQSNAKEPMHSSENQLGESSSLKPKRRKAQEGKNNATDWDQLRKQVQANGLKKERSKDTMDSLDYEAMRNANVNEISNTIKERGMNNMLAERIKDFLNRLVRDHESIDLEWLRDVPPDKAKDYLLSIRGLGLKSVECVRLLTLHHLAFPVDTNVGRIAVRLGWVPLQPLPESLQLHLLELYPILESIQKYLWPRLCKLDQNTLYELHYQMITFGKVFCTKSKPNCNACPMRGECRHFASAFASARFALPGPEERSITSSTAPMISETNPTRAGNQIPLPPPVHNLLKVGPNVGNNEPIIEEPATPEPEHAEGSESDIEDASYDDPDEIPTIKLNIEEFTANLQHYMQGNMELQEGDLSKALVALNPDAASIPTPKLKNVSRLRTEHYVYELPDKHPLLKQMEKREPDDPSPYLLAIWTPGETANSIQPPEQSCGSQEPGRLCNEKTCFACNSVREANTETVRGTILIPCRTAMRGSFPLNGTYFQVNEVFADHDSSLNPIDVPREWIWNLPRRTVYFGTSVSSIFKGLSTEGIQYCFWKGFVCVRGFDQKTRAPRPLMARLHFPASKLAKMKTENNK; encoded by the exons ATGAATTTTGGTGAAGATTTTTCAATTCCACAGGGAAAAGAATTCGAGTTTACGGATTCTTGGATACCGGTAACCCCACAAAAGCCTATCCCAACAGGATCGAATCCGATCCAGGTGAACGGGCAAGGGAACCAGTTTGGAAATGAAAATTGGCAGGAACTTGCTGAATTTCCTACGGGATATGTTCAAGATATCCTAAATAACAATGGAGTTGCTCACAGTTTCAACCAGGATCAATATTTTGGCAGCATAAATTTAGCAAAGAATAACAGGATGATCAATAACATTGCAGGTTCTTATAGACTTGTTCTTCAAAATGAAAGCTCGAGTTGGAATGATCATACCTGGGCAAATCTTCTGGCAACCAGAAATGCCGCAGATGGTTTTGCCTCTGCAAACAGAATCGCCAGCTTAGGCAGCGGTAATACACTGCCAATTCCGAATTTGCATCCTCAAGACGAAAACTGGAGACGTTCCAGCTCACACCAATCCTCAAGTTCGCACTTCATGAGAAATACCGACGGCTTCCTCCAGATGCCGCAAT ATGGATTTCCGATACCTTCTATGCCAATCTGCAATTTAAACTCACCAGCGAGGACAGAAGTCGGTGCACCCTCTCATTTCAACACCTCATTTCAATCCTTGCTAGCAACACCAGATCAAACACAGAAGACAAGGAAGCAGAATCCTGCAGCAGACGAAAACTCAGTTTCTGAAAAGGAGCAGGAAAGTATAATTGTATGCAATAAAAAGGAATTTTCTCAACAGAACTGTGATCTCTTACAGAATATTGTCAATTCATCATCTGTGATCATTTCAGCACCAATGGAGGAAAAGGACTCTGAAAGGGGAAGTGTCCAAGGTATAGATCTGAATAAGACTCCCCAGCAAAAACCACCTAAACGAAGAAAACACAGGCCCAAGGTTATTGTGGAAGGCAAACCCAAAAGAACTCCAAAGCCGACCACTACAGCAAACGTCAACTCCAAGGACAACCCAAGTGGGAAGAGGAAGTATGTACGCAGGAAAGGTCTGACAGAACTAGCAACTCAACATGCAGATCCAACAAAGGCGTCTGACTCAACTGCTGGAACTCCAGCGAAGAGGAAGTATGTACGCAAGAAAAGCCCAAAAGAACCAGCTGCTGAACTGATAGGTTCTGCAAACAAATCTGCTTGTGATGCTGGGATAACTATTAGGGGGAAATGCATGCACGAGACCAACCAGAAAGAATCAGCAAGTCCGCAAGGAGATTGCATAAGGGACTCTGATCCTAGTCCCGTGTGTGCTCCAAGATCCTGCAGAAGAGCATTGAATTTTGACTTGGAAAACACTGGAAATGGAAGTCTGGCTGGTATACTTAATCACCAAGAGATGCTCAGTAGTAAGTCCTCTGAATCTCGCTCCATGGGATTTTCCAGTGTAGGAAATAGTGGGTTTAAAACAAGATTCACTACACAGTCTAATCAACAGAGTGGATTGGCTGTGGAAAACCCACAACTACAAGCTGAATGTAGTCACTCCCCCTTCATGAAGAAAATGATGCCAATTGATTACATGTCCCTGCCAGGTATCACAGCAGCTACAGCCTCCCGACTTCAAGCAAAGGAGCTGATGGAAAATGTAAATGTCATGGCAAGGAATGCAAACATGTATGACATTGATTTGAACCAAAATAGCTACAGAAATGGGTACACTTCCGCACAGCAAGCTATCCAATTTGTTTCACAAAGAAGAAACTGGGAAAATATTGATGGGACCAAGGAATTCATGTTTGAAGGACACCCTCAGTCAGTAGCAACAGTTTTGTCCAACTTTAATGAAGGTAGGGGATCCAAGAGAGATCACTATCATGCCATTGAGCAGGGACAATTCAGCACAGCAGGTACTATGAGTTCCTTGCTATCCCAAGCGATATTCCAAGCGGATGAAGGTTATAGAAATGGCTGCAGTAATGAGGCAGCCTTTCCCCAGGCTTCGAAAAGAAGGATAATTGAGGATGAATTCCATGCATATAAGTACGGAATGAAGTGTTCAGTGTCGCATGCTGCAGGACTACTTCAAACAAAAGGCACAAATGATGTTAATGCAGGAAAATTTACATCACTGAGAGATTGTGGAACATCTGATCCCCATTTTCGAAGTGATAACATAGACAGGAGAAAAGGTAGCGTGTTTAGCCAACTCACAGGGAACAGGTATGTAAACTCTACAGCTGGTGATCTGACTTCTTCAAAGCAAAATATTTTGTCCCAACTGCATTCAGGCATCGAAAAAGTAGGAAACATAAATGGGTTAGCTCTAGTCCATAACTTAGCCACAATTGAGAACCGCAATCTTCTTCTACCAACTACCCCTGAGAAGGTCTCTACACCTCGAACTGGATTGGTTGGCCAAACATTCCATACCAATGTTTCAGAAAACAAGAAAAGAGAACCTGGTCTGCCCAGAAATGTTCCATTCACAGTTGGAAAGATGGTGCAAGAAAAGAAACGAGTGTCTGAGAACCAGCAGTCCACCAAAGCAAGAG GGCCATCAGCAAAACATGTATCTCTCAATCCAGTCGAGGAGATAATTAATAGATTCAAGGGTCTCACTCTTGAAGAAAAGAACAACAAACCCAAGGCAGAACTGCAGAATGCACTTGTTCTATACAATGGAGCTGGAACAGTTGTCCCTTTTGAGGGGTTTGAGTCTATCAAGAAAAAAGTACGACCTAGAGTGGACCTTGATCCAGAGACAAATAGGGTATGGAATTTGTTGATGGGAAAGGAGGGAGAAGACACTGAAGGAACAGATAAGGAAAAATGGTGGGAAGAAGAAAGGAGAGTTTTTCATGGCAGAGTTGATTCATTTATAGCAAGAATGCATCTTGTACAAG GAGATAGGCGCTTCTCAAAATGGAAGGGATCTGTGGTGGATTCTGTAATAGGAGTCTTCCTAACCCAAAATGTTTCCGACCACCTGTCAAG CTCTGCCTTCATGTCTCTAGCAGCAAAGTTTCCTTTGAAGTCATCATGCAAAGGAGACTGCAATGCGGAGAGAACAACAATACTAATTGAAGAACCAGAAGTGTGTGAACTGAATTCAGAAGAAACCATCAAATGGCATGAAAAGCCATTCAGGCATCAACTTGACAGCCAAAGCTCCATGACTCCCAACAGGTCAACAGATTACCAGAGGAACAGTGAGTATTCAGGTATAGAGAGAACAAGCTTTATGGGAACATATAGTCAAAGCTTGGAGGAAGAAGTGCTATCATCGCAAGGTTCTTTTGATTCCTCAGTTATTCAAGCAAATGGAGGAATTAGAACCTACTCAGGCTCCTACTCAGAAACAGAAGATCCTACTATGAGCTGCAAATTCCTCAGCATTCATGGTTCAACCCTTGACCAGATAGAGAACAGTGCCTCAGTTGAGGAATTTTACCATTGTGCAAGTGGGAGCTCACAACTTCAAGAAGGAATAAAATATAAACAGTCAGAAGTTACAGAAGAGGGGCAGACATCAAGGCTGGAAAGAACAGAGAATCTCAAATGGTCTTCCTCATTCAATCAAGATAACAACTTTAGAAATCAACAATTTCGGGTACAAGTGTTTGGAGCGAGCAGCCATCCCCTACACATGACTTTGGAGTCTGAACCATGGGAAGGAGAAGGCCTTGAACCTTTCAGAGAAGAGTGCATGTCTTCCTGGGCTTCAACTGCTTCTGGACTCAACAAGCCAAAACAACCAGGTCAAAATGGAGGTAAAATCATGGTCCAACACAATGGACAACCAATAAGTCAAGATATGGCCACGACAACCTTGAATACCTTATCAGGTGAGCACGTAATGCACCAAAAAGAAGTCCATACTAGAAGTAATCAACTTTGCAACAATCatcaagaaaagaggaaggaCTTCCAATCAGAAAGCACATCAGTCACAATGCCTCCAACCACTGATGCAGTAGCTAAGATGCAGAAAAGTACCTCATTATCTGCTGCAAATACCCACAAGCTCACAGAAAGACCTTCTGATATTGAAAGGATGACTGCATCAGATAAGGGCAAAGCTACAGAAAACAGAGAGGTTCAATCCAATGCAAAGGAACCAATGCATTCTTCTGAAAACCAGCTTGGAGAAAGTAGCAGCTTAAAGCCCAAAAGAAGAAAGGCTCAGGAAGGGAAAAATAATGCAACTGACTGGGACCAGTTGAGGAAACAGGTGCAGGCCAATGGTTTAAAAAAGGAAAGAAGCAAAGATACCATGGATTCCCTGGATTATGAAGCAATGAGAAACGCTAATGTTAATGAGATTTCtaacaccatcaaagaaagaggGATGAACAACATGTTAGCAGAACGAATCAAG GATTTCTTGAACCGACTGGTTAGAGACCATGAAAGCATTGATCTGGAATGGTTAAGAGATGTCCCCCCTGATAAAGCAAA GGATTATCTTTTAAGCATACGGGGATTGGGGCTGAAAAGCGTGGAGTGTGTACGGCTTTTAACTCTTCACCATCTTGCTTTTCCA GTTGACACAAATGTTGGACGAATAGCAGTTAGGCTGGGATGGGTTCCTCTCCAACCACTGCCTGAGTCACTACAGTTGCACCTCCTAGAATT GTACCCAATACTGGAGTCAATTCAAAAATATCTCTGGCCAAGATTATGCAAACTTGATCAAAATACATT GTATGAACTACATTATCAAATGATTACATTCGGAAAG GTGTTCTGCACAAAGAGTAAACCAAATTGCAATGCATGTCCAATGAGAGGGGAATGCAGGCACTTTGCAAGTGCTTTTGCAAG TGCAAGGTTCGCACTACCGGGACCTGAAGAGAGAAGTATAACAAGTTCAACTGCTCCAATGATCTCTGAGACAAACCCTACCAGAGCTGGGAATCAAATTCCATTACCTCCGCCAGTGCATAACTTGCTTAAAGTAGGGCCTAATGTTGGCAACAATGAACCTATCATTGAGGAGCCTGCAACACCTGAACCAGAGCATGCAGAAGGATCAGAGAGTGATATTGAAGATGCAAGCTATGATGATCCAGATGAAATTCCCACAATAAAACTCAACATTGAAGAGTTCACAGCAAACCTACAGCATTACATGCAGGGCAATATGGAACTCCAAGAAGGGGACTTGTCAAAGGCTTTAGTAGCTTTGAATCCTGATGCTGCTTCTATCCCTACTCCAAAATTGAAGAATGTAAGCAGGCTACGAACAGAGCACTATGT ATATGAGCTTCCAGATAAACATCCTCTCTTGAAACAG ATGGAAAAGCGGGAACCTGATGATCCTAGCCCCTATCTTCTTGCAATATGGACACCAG GTGAAACTGCAAACTCAATTCAACCACCAGAACAAAGTTGTGGGTCCCAGGAACCAGGAAGACTGTGCAATGAGAAGACCTGCTTTGCTTGCAACAGTGTAAGAGAAGCTAACACTGAGACAGTCCGAGGAACCATCTTG ATACCTTGTAGAACTGCAATGAGAGGAAGCTTTCCCCTAAATGGGACTTATTTTCAAGTTAATGAG GTCTTTGCAGATCATGATTCAAGCCTCAATCCAATCGACGTTCCAAGGGAATGGATTTGGAATTTACCAAGACGAACTGTATACTTTGGAACATCTGTATCATCAatatttaaag GACTTTCGACCGAGGGAATTCAGTACTGCTTTTGGAAAG GATTTGTTTGCGTAAGGGGATTTGACCAAAAAACTCGAGCACCCCGGCCACTAATGGCCAGATTGCACTTTCCTGCCAGTAAGCTGGCCAAGATGAAGACTGAAAACAACAAATGA